From Canis lupus baileyi chromosome X, mCanLup2.hap1, whole genome shotgun sequence:
ACACAGAGCTGAGGAGGCGCGGGCCAGAGCcacttgtccaggtgaggtgcacgCTCTCTCTGAGCCTGATGTCAGGGGTTCTCCCAGCCCAACAcaggggagccctatgcaggggaGCCGGGCACGGCCCCCTGTCAGACCTGGCACCTCGGGGTGTCTTGGCCGGGCTGCCCCCTGACAAGCTCTCCCAACTCTGTCTTTAGGTTCAGCCCGAATCTGACACCATGCCCCTGAGGAATAGCAGCGAGCTTTGGAAGCAGGGAGAAGACCTAGAGGAGGCCCAGGGCCATGTGGATGCCCAGCTGTctggggctgaggaggaggaggaaggggaggaggaggttccacctcctccctctaccccatcTCCCCCGTACCACCTATCTCATCTCTTTCtgtcctcctcctcgtcctcatcctcatcctcctcctcctcatcatcatcatcatcgtcgtcttctgcttctttttccatctctggCATGGTCTTTGGCCCCCCAGAGGGGGGGTCTACAGCTCCCGGGGCCCTGAGTGCTTCCCAGAGCTCTCAGAatgccagcccctcccccagtggTGGGGCAGCTGGTGGCCTTGGCCAGTCTGAGCCGCCTggccccagtggcccaggggAGGCGGGAGATGAGGAGCCCTTGGTGGAGGGCAGTTTCCACATGAAGACGGCTGCCCTGGTGGTATTCCTGCTCCTCAAGTATCGCAACAAGCAACCCACCAGCAAGGCAGAGATGCTGGAGGTCTTCTCCCCAGAATACCAGGACGACTTCCCCGCCATCTTGAGCCAAGCGTCCATCTGCTTGCGGCTGGTCTTTGGC
This genomic window contains:
- the LOC140627397 gene encoding melanoma-associated antigen 1-like → MPLRNSSELWKQGEDLEEAQGHVDAQLSGAEEEEEGEEEVPPPPSTPSPPYHLSHLFLSSSSSSSSSSSSSSSSSSSSSASFSISGMVFGPPEGGSTAPGALSASQSSQNASPSPSGGAAGGLGQSEPPGPSGPGEAGDEEPLVEGSFHMKTAALVVFLLLKYRNKQPTSKAEMLEVFSPEYQDDFPAILSQASICLRLVFGLDVIEVDPREHSYVLNPILGLTWDGMLSGQWGLPKTCLLGLVLGLILLQDGCVPEEEVWEALGFTAVYDDQEHIVCGEPGDHLTNVWVQEGYLERRQVAGSDPARNEFLWGPRAYEETNRLQVMDFLLLVGSNNLGSSLVL